The sequence below is a genomic window from Corythoichthys intestinalis isolate RoL2023-P3 chromosome 12, ASM3026506v1, whole genome shotgun sequence.
ATACAAGTTTCCCTGAGCTACCTCCAAGGTGGATCCAAGATTGGTTCCACAAGGCCGACAAAAACAAAGACGGAAAGATGAACTTCAAAGAAGTGCGGAAGCTGTTGAAGATGATGAATGTGGAAATGAATGAGGAACACGCATTCTATCTCTTCACGGTACAATTTAGAAATTATTTGTTGGTCCTCAAACATGTTAACAAAAGTAACCTCTTCTGTTTGGTTTCAAGATGGCTGACCAATCACAGAGTGGTTCTCTGGAACTCCAGCAGTTTGTCCTCTTCTACAAGATGCTGACCCAGAGGGATGAAGTGTGGAGAGTGTTCCAGGACTACTCTGGAGATGGAGAGACTTTAATGCTGGAAGAGCTGGAGAACTTCCTGAATGTAGAACAGCAGGAAGGAGAAAGCAGCGCCCGACATGCCAAGGAACTAATGGAGCGTTACGACCCATCGGGAACAGGTCAGCAATGCACCTTTAAGCGCCAAGAAAGAAAGACGTCTCTTAAGAAGATTTCTGATTCGAGATTCTAGGGAATTCctattaaatgtaaataaaatggaGGTTTCAAAGTTGAGGGGCTCACTCTGTGAAACGCCATACAACTCAAGAAAATTTTATCGGTGAGATGGTTTGGAGTTTGTCAGATGTAGCATTCTGAAGACTTAAATTATGTGTTCACTATGGTGGCTTATTTCTATCATTTCTTGCTCGAATGAGAGGCGAATCATCCTCTAAGAAAACCAGAACAGTCAAGTTATGAACGATGATGAAATGATCTGGATGACTAAGAATATCCACAGACATGTCTCTAATAGGACTTTGTCGAAGTTGAATTTGCCCAAATACCTGGCCATCCAAGATGTGTCCTGGCACTACTTCTTTGGATATGGTTAATTTCTGAATTCTGATCTCACTTTGTGCAGCCAAGAAGCACGGTACCATGTCATTAGATGGGTTCCAGATGTACCTGTGCTCGCCAGAGGGCTCCATTTTCAAGCCAGACAAGCTTGGTCTCTACCAGGACATGAGCCAGCCGCTTAGCCACTACTACATCTCCTCCTCGCACAACACCTACCTGATGGAGGATCAGCTGCGAGGCCAGAGCAGCCTGGAGGCCTACATCCAGTGAGGCCTGCTGGTCATACCACACACAATGATTCACCCAAGACATGAAATAGTACCTTGACCCACAAGTTTCTCACCATAGTTGACCTTATTCTATAATCTGCTTCATAGAATCCCGTTCTTGTCTTCtatctagggttgttccgatcatgtttttttgctccccattgttttagtttgagtatctgccgatcccgatatttcccgattcgattgtttttttttgttgctcccaattcaattccaatcattcccaataatttttcccgatcatatacattttggcaatgcattaagaaaaaaatgaataaaactgggacgaatatatacattcaacatacactacataagaactgtatttgtttattatgacaataaatcctcaagatggcatttacattattaacattctttctgtgtgagggatccatggatagaaagacttgtgactttgtatattgtgactaaatattgtcatctagtgtatttgttgagctttcagtaaatgatactgcagccattcaacccaaatgcatgatgggaagtggaaccatgactgtgcgtagtgctaccaattgatatatcttctctgtgttgggtaataacataaggtgttaagaaaaagatcaattgccaccttgctgccccacattgcttcccatgatatttctaatcgtagggagaaggattgtaaagctttagccaattaaaaaaaggctccaaaggctgccaaatttcactctactcattttacgctgccttttatctctctaaatgaataaaacggcgccattacagattgagcgcgacaatgcgtgagtgggtcgtgcaacgcatgcattaattgcgttaaatatttaacatgatacatttaaaaaaaattaattaacgctgatatcgggataaatttgataaccctaccttaagcctaaacataagactctggatgagtgtaacatattatgtctgtaacgttaaatacacttagaaaacgatttaatcaaaaaatataaatatactaaaaaaaggcatggccgatatttttttgccgattccgatactttgaaaatgacgtgatcggacccgattgatcgggatggcgatcgatcgggacatctctacttctaTCCATTCATGTACGGGTCCTTTGGACTTTTTCTTGCGGACAGTAATAACAGAACATCCACCCAATTTTGAGTTTCAATAGCAATACAAACTACAACTTCTCATGTATATAATAACACAGGGCTCTGAAGAGAGGCTGTCGCTGCGTGGAGGTGGACTGCTGGGATGGCAGCGATGGGGAGCCAGTGGTGTACCATGGCCACACTTTTACCTCCAAGATCCTCTTCAAGGACATTATTGCAACACTGAAGGAATACGCATTCACGGTGGGAAGGACTAACCACATATACAACCCGTCGGGGCAAAAAAATAGACAACTGTATTTGAAGTgcagttttattttttcttattagACGTCCGACTTCCCAGTCATCTTATCCCTCGAAAATCACTGCAGTGTGGAACAGCAGACGGTTATGGCTCGACATTTGAGCAAGATCTTGGGTGACACACTGCTCAAGAACATTTTGGATGGACACACCACCACTCAGTGCCTCCCTTCACCAATGGTGAGTACAATCGCAGTCATTATTGTTGTCAATCAGTGCAAagtgtctgaaaaaaaaaaaaaaaaagtccctacGAATGtcttatcatagacttcatgactattgacgggtcagaatcGACCTTCACCGTGCAACGCCTTTAAGGAGGGGGCCGCCCTGAAGTTTGCTTCAGTTATTCTAGTCGGTCGCCGAGTAAAAACATGCAGGATTTTAACACACCGGAtttaaaaagtacgaaagctgtattgcatacaaacaggaaaagATTGTCTtaagagtgatttgttcgaggattcaggcaattattatatttttcgtactatgcatgcattttgaaacgttgtgaaaaaaaaaaaatctatgggaGAACCGGAACCGCTACAGCATTtgcgtcattcttcgacatatttacataacatAGATGCGTAGCTGCCTggctttttgctcttttaacaaagaatcgagtctgttttatgttcatatctataaagaatttggggatttaagcatttattcacaagtattttcaacagcaaaagctccgtttacaaatggcggctgccgcattgactaacagactagccttgtactttgacatatttaggtaaaataaatgcgtaacTGCCAGTTTTGcgcttttaaccctttaacaccgaatgtgtcggcagcgacgcgtttatgcatatcgtctttgaagcttcgtcacgctgtaattacgtcacccacgtgccgctggttggtctcgtttgaaagtgcggaagttgatgtccacaccagtttttatttgaagtcaatcggccaagaaaaacaggagataatgtcatttgagttttatagttttattgcactcataaatatgcgttaaaacgctgcatggaccatgtatccatctccatatttccatcatttcttgtcctttttcaaaaccgaaagcagcacaaaagactacatattccaagagccgttgtgatgtcaagaaggacgaaccaaatgtgatcatttttaataaatttccgagcgaggcgccaactattgaaagggaggcatgcgaagcaagcaacggccggttggtttgagcgagcgactttgaaacgtgcagaatgaatctaaaactacatttcgcgcaagctaatgcattatttcattaactcaaggaagaagatgagccgaatttgtcgttgttttcttgggatgagtcggcgcagctccgtgacctgaagaagcagctttattgagtgcgcaaaaaaaaaaaaaaaactttactggGTCACATCcctgaaaaattttaattgaactgaatactttttttagattttatatattttttttcttcactataatcttttccatttttatgtagatgtgtgttcgagaagcttgattgcatgtacgtgaaGTATAtaattttgataaggtgatgggtacaacacctaacttcacaaagagatatcctccaaaccctttttgtgttagatcaggggtccccaaactttttcctgtgagggccacataacccttctcttctctgatgaggggccggggtcagtttgtaacagaaaaagtgtgacgattgcaggagtgcctaaatgtaaaaatgtattgtttttcagaaagccacaatcaaataaccctttctggattcttcacaaaaccaaagtaaataaaataaaaatgatataatataatatagtataatataatataatataattagggctgtcaaacgattacaatttttaagcgagttaatcacagcttaaaaattaatcgtaattaatcgcaattcaaacatctctaaaatatgccttatttttctgtaaattattgttggaatggaaagataagacacaagacggatatatacattcaacatactgtacataagtactgtatttgtttattataacaataaatcaacaagatggcattaacattaatattctgtcaaagcaatccctggatagaaagacttgtagttcttaaaagatagattttagtacaaattatagaaattttatgttaaaacccctcttaatgttttcgttttaataaaattggtaaaattttcaatcaaaaaaattaactagtagctcaccattgttgatgtcaagaattacacaatgctcatggtgcataaaatcagtcgcacccaagcgccagcagagggagacaaaaaacacaagtaacaagtggacatgacactgctgtcattttaatctgtttgagcggggcatatgcgttaattgcgtcaaatattttaacgtgattaatgaaaaaaaattaattaccgcccgttaacgcgataactttgacagcccttaatataatatcatatcatatcatatcatatcatataatcaggggtgcacataatttttttgcccaggttctcagaggaggacctggagatgtgacttggtcctcattgagcttgagagccgacccacctgatgcgataaatttatgacaagctttacttagagccaattaactttgattaattatattaacagttaatgcttgattaacatcaactggcacaacaaaattgccattactttgaagtgaaatgtaaagaaataaacataaaagcaccaattcaaaataaagggcattatgcggctcccacattaactccaagcctttttaaaagtgggatgtcctcctcataagacctcattgaacgtgtatgtttagctttgtaaaatgcgagcaaaaacacgtttgtcagtgcatgtcgctgttcattacctttattccgccgccacatgtccatagggcgagtggggtcctgtttgacatcgatagtttgcttaattgccacatgctctctgtttttttcgtgcttttcaaagtttggatggctgaaattctttgaccctacataaaatgcgttgctctaatcggcgacattgggattctcacggcacattttgtaccgcatttccgtgcgagcatcattcgcttctagccatggtacctcctgtagccacttttcagcaaaagtcctttttttcggtagctccggtgacgtctctgtcgtctgtctgtcttttgacgggggtgggggaacacggaagtaattactcagtgtggcctgcctcatcgacattttgagaagttattttctcgtgtccgccgcaaatagagtggtcagccatcggtacgcaaaagcgtatggaagccgttgagggccagcgcgtttgtctacgtccagtacgcatgtgcggaccacttatgtgcacccctgaatataatataatataatataatatcatgtaatataatataatataataatactgtattaattaaatagataataaccaaataaccattgctcagttcttcacagaaaaaagccaggacataaataactctattgaaaaaaaaaaaaaaaaaaaattttttttttttttttaacaatttttttttttgttttgttcagggggccggaccaaatgtggctgcgggccgtgtccggcccgcgggccgtagtttggggacccctgtgttagatgatataattttttctctcactattttgcacagtatataacctgttttgaccacagtatgtataaaggccaaaaacacctatgaccatacttgctgtttgtgttggattgtcaaacataaaactattcaatcttatttttttctattgaatgtttatcctaacaagttgaataaatattatcaagcttcaaaacagttggtcgagcatgtttggttgtcaatgagacatcaacattacaaattttgaaaaaagattttgggatttttttggtctttttgggtccaaaatgtggattataattggtcagtgtagAAAACAACCGTtgagacatgaagttcaaggtgtcctgaaaaaagggacccaacttggccattgtaaacattttttcctttgaaatataaaggcaacatcaaatgcacgcaaattcagccaaaataggcttaggtgtttaaGGGTTAAcaaataatcgagactgttttacgttcatatctataaagaatttggggatttaagcatttccttctcaagaattttcaacagaaaaagctccgtTTACAAATGGAGGCTGCCGCATGCCGCATCTACCAACAGACTACCGTTGTACTTCGACAttgttacgtaaaataaatgcgtaactgcccggttttttgctcttttaacaaagaattgtgactgttttacattcatatctataaagaattcaggaatttaagcatttattgacaagaatttttacccaggaaaagctctgtttacaaatggcggccgccacattgactaacagactagcatcattcttcaacatatttacataaaataaatgctaactaccagtttttttttgctcttttaacaaagaattgagactgttttacgtgattatctacagtgttgtcacagattacttaaaaaagtaatttaattactgattacacctcaaaaaagtaatctagttactttaccgattatcatcaaaataactaagttactttaaaagtaacttatcagttactttttaccaatttttctccttttgctgcctcaacataaaaataacaaaaattgtcatcgcatgtaattgaatttatcacataaggcttaatctttgagttagcgggggtttaattagtcgatggagttgatttcaaccaccattgactcgcgctagcttagccaccccggagccctgaaactaacaaataactgacaaactgcacggaatttgttcaaatcaactccaacaactaaataaacccccgctaactccaagataaagcctaatgtcaaaaattctgaacttcccctttaaaataaagacctagctgttaaaatattgtctataaaagttgtaaagcaataaaacaaacaacaaaaagtatcgaaatgaacaagaatcctacaacgtatttcataatgggtcaaaatcatttttcgagcagatcatgtgactagcacctaagacactagcttttgctttgctaagccaaaactacacctgtggaggcaagatgggtatttagaatttctgtaaacctaagctttcaaacgcaaccaacaacaactgagcttgaacagttttatatatatgtatatatacagtattggccaaacgtttggtgacacctcaaaggtggacactttgaacaatgtagaatataaaacctgttttcagttttttcacttttttgccattccacatcttcgttcatagttttgatgtattcagagaggatttacaatagtagggaaaatatataaaacgtaaaaaatgtttaggtgtgtccagggctggcccagcctttacgcagactatgcagctgcttagggcccctgaccactaggggcccCCCAATTTGCAatggtttaatttatattctattttgtttactgcagtttgctttatttgacttttgtgcgttttgatacttgattacaagcttaaaaaaataaaagttctcccttaacttctttctttcctcttttaaaaaaaggtttggcgctatctactgtaagtactgacaatcatttggggtgagaagtttgaagtatgcagtgcaacaaaatctgattaatacacaaaatatggacgtatgggttggattgcatgtatgggtttcacagtacactgtgacgaaatggtgggccaaaaataagggcccctttgcatttttttgctcagggctcccaaatggcctgggccggccctgagtgTATCCAaactttgacttttgtttcagtcatcaacatgctttgcccccagacccacaaaagtaaaactccgcctatagtGACAAACGCTGACAATAAAATAGGCATAaacgctggttacaaactgtagaagtgctggctgtcttgttacctcCCGGCtttttcgagttttgtcgcgttgtcctgtaattccaagtgcttccttgttgaattgggtggagagtttttagcggccgacagtctttttcagccagcgtaaagtttgcaacgcacggagatatttttgtcatctttactggacagaaatgtgtagtaatggctgtatttccagtgagcaaatgcatccatttgcggcatatatcctgcctttcactgttagcctaGCTGCATCGTCAGAATGCTAcagtatgttgttgaccgccgtggcagacagcctcaaacagcatcgtaatacacgtgaccccccccccccccccccgtgctcttcgtacatgactagagtattcttcattctacaaacattatgaggcaaaaacaaaatagtaacgcacaggcactagggaaactaactttaatcggattactgtCTTGGAAAAACGCGATTACtctactgaagaaagtaatcagattacagttactgacaacactgattatctataaagaattgggggatttaagcatttattcaaaataattttcaacggaaaaagctttgtctgcgattccactcggtcagctttgacaaccacgccaacaatgcagaccccctattaatcagccccGCACGCCGTCAatagttatgaagtctatggtcttaTCAAACCAGAAGAGAGAAATAGCAAAATTTTCCATTGGTTGTAGTGCTCATAAGACTGTTTTGAGACGACTGTCCATTAGCACTTAGCAAACATCAATGTATTTTAACATCAGCAGGAGACCGTAAAGTGCAAAAACACAAGTGGTCCTCTAGAGTGCTCAGATGTATACACATTTCAAAGTCCTGCACTAATGATAGTGTCTTATTGACCTGTGAAGGACCTGAAGCGAAAGGTGTTATTGAAAGCAAAGAAAATAAGCAGTGCAGAGGGCTCCCAGGACGGAACACTCACAGACGATTTTAGCGATGAGGAGGATCTGGTCAATGGTGAAGCTGGAGATAAAGAGCTTCATGCTGAGGCTTTGAACCGCCAAGATAAGGTAAAGTTGTGTCCAAAATATCGGCTTCCACTTGCATTATTTCATCCAGTTCGTTTGTCAGATTAGGCTGTTGTGAAGATTTTTTCGTTGTTTTTGACTAAAAAGTTGGCTCACTgccctacttttttcccctctgggCTCAGAAACCCAAGTCCAAACTCTCCCAGGAGCTATCTGATCTGGTGGTTTACTGCAGGAGCGTACACTTCCGTGGTTTTAAAGGCAACCCTTTACAGAGCAAATGTAACGAGATGTCCTCGTTTTCAGAGTCGAAGGCTAAAAGGCTCGCTAAGGAAGCAGGTAACAGTATTGAATGAACAACAAATGAATTTttagttcattcattttttatagATGCACTACACTTGTCATATTCTTCTACAGGAGCAGACTTTGTACAGCATAATGTAAAACAGCTAAGCAGGATTTACCCTAGTGGCCTCAGGACTGACTCCTCAAACTATAACCCTACAGAATTGTGGAATGTGGGATGCCAAATTGGTAAGGAGGAGAGCTTTGATGCCAAATGTGTTCCTACAATCCAGACAGTGAACTTTTGACTGAAGCCATGTTTTACTCTTTGCCCCAAGTGGCTTTAAACTTCCAGACGGCAGGTCTGGAGATGGACCTGAACGACGGGCTCTTTGGACAGAATGGTCGCTGCGGTTACGTGCTGAAACCGAATTTCATGAGGGACAACCGCACAACATTTAATCCGGAGAAACCTGAAGAGCAGCCGGGCTACAATCCTCTGCGTTTATCAATTCAGGTCAACAGAGAACTTTTCTTTAGCTGATTTGAGCTTTTATGGACTTACATGTTTTTCATTTAGGTGATAAGTGGGCAGCAGCTTCCAAAGGTGAACCAGAAAGAGGGTTCCATTGTAGACCCCCTGGTCAGGGCTGAAGTATATGGAGTACAGCAGGACCAGGCTAAGGAGGAGACTAGTCACATAAACAATAATGGTACGAGAAGGTGAATGGATGGTTTAAATTACATTGAAGCTATAGTAGAAGAACTGTGATCTCTCTTCCTGCAGGATTTAACCCTGTGTGGAATCAGACTTTGAATTTTGTCATTCACACTCCCGATCTGGCCATGATTCGCTTTGTGGTGGAAGATTACGACAAGACATCCAGAAATGATTTCATTGGACAATATACGATACCTTTTACGTGCATCCAATCAGGTGAAGTGATACTTttcatttaaacaaacaaaaaaaaaaaagaaaatactaaTTCTCAGGGAGACAATTAACcagaaaatttattttttgttgcaggATATCGGCACATTCATCTACTTTCAAAAGATGGGACCACCATCCCTCCTGCATCACTTTTTGTCAATATCAGTATCTCTAAACTTACATGAACAACTTAACTCTCCTGTTTGAATAGGATTTTAGTGGGGAAAATTAGAAACCGGGGCTTGTCTAATTATCAGAaagtaaacaacaacaacaaaaaaatctattatacATTGTTTGTATAACACGATTATCCATTACTAACTATTAAAATTCTATAGTGCATTTACCAGGTCATGATTAATAGATAATAATTAACTTTtttcaatac
It includes:
- the plcd4a gene encoding 1-phosphatidylinositol 4,5-bisphosphate phosphodiesterase delta-4 isoform X1 → MTLYGSPGLQDDPDVSVMMAGSTLRKVKSRTWKKQRHFRLLEDGLRIWYKSGWVGKGHSTFSVSEVEAVREGHHSEVLQSITDEFSADLCFTLVFHGRQGNLDLVAESPEEARAWIRGLRKLIHKAQTMDEKQRLDQWIQDWFHKADKNKDGKMNFKEVRKLLKMMNVEMNEEHAFYLFTMADQSQSGSLELQQFVLFYKMLTQRDEVWRVFQDYSGDGETLMLEELENFLNVEQQEGESSARHAKELMERYDPSGTAKKHGTMSLDGFQMYLCSPEGSIFKPDKLGLYQDMSQPLSHYYISSSHNTYLMEDQLRGQSSLEAYIQALKRGCRCVEVDCWDGSDGEPVVYHGHTFTSKILFKDIIATLKEYAFTTSDFPVILSLENHCSVEQQTVMARHLSKILGDTLLKNILDGHTTTQCLPSPMDLKRKVLLKAKKISSAEGSQDGTLTDDFSDEEDLVNGEAGDKELHAEALNRQDKKPKSKLSQELSDLVVYCRSVHFRGFKGNPLQSKCNEMSSFSESKAKRLAKEAGADFVQHNVKQLSRIYPSGLRTDSSNYNPTELWNVGCQIVALNFQTAGLEMDLNDGLFGQNGRCGYVLKPNFMRDNRTTFNPEKPEEQPGYNPLRLSIQVISGQQLPKVNQKEGSIVDPLVRAEVYGVQQDQAKEETSHINNNGFNPVWNQTLNFVIHTPDLAMIRFVVEDYDKTSRNDFIGQYTIPFTCIQSGYRHIHLLSKDGTTIPPASLFVNISISKLT
- the plcd4a gene encoding 1-phosphatidylinositol 4,5-bisphosphate phosphodiesterase delta-4 isoform X2, translating into METQGSRLQDDPDVSVMMAGSTLRKVKSRTWKKQRHFRLLEDGLRIWYKSGWVGKGHSTFSVSEVEAVREGHHSEVLQSITDEFSADLCFTLVFHGRQGNLDLVAESPEEARAWIRGLRKLIHKAQTMDEKQRLDQWIQDWFHKADKNKDGKMNFKEVRKLLKMMNVEMNEEHAFYLFTMADQSQSGSLELQQFVLFYKMLTQRDEVWRVFQDYSGDGETLMLEELENFLNVEQQEGESSARHAKELMERYDPSGTAKKHGTMSLDGFQMYLCSPEGSIFKPDKLGLYQDMSQPLSHYYISSSHNTYLMEDQLRGQSSLEAYIQALKRGCRCVEVDCWDGSDGEPVVYHGHTFTSKILFKDIIATLKEYAFTTSDFPVILSLENHCSVEQQTVMARHLSKILGDTLLKNILDGHTTTQCLPSPMDLKRKVLLKAKKISSAEGSQDGTLTDDFSDEEDLVNGEAGDKELHAEALNRQDKKPKSKLSQELSDLVVYCRSVHFRGFKGNPLQSKCNEMSSFSESKAKRLAKEAGADFVQHNVKQLSRIYPSGLRTDSSNYNPTELWNVGCQIVALNFQTAGLEMDLNDGLFGQNGRCGYVLKPNFMRDNRTTFNPEKPEEQPGYNPLRLSIQVISGQQLPKVNQKEGSIVDPLVRAEVYGVQQDQAKEETSHINNNGFNPVWNQTLNFVIHTPDLAMIRFVVEDYDKTSRNDFIGQYTIPFTCIQSGYRHIHLLSKDGTTIPPASLFVNISISKLT